The Streptomyces sp. NBC_00459 DNA segment GTCTTCGCCGTGCTCTCCATCGAGGGCGGCATCCTGCTCGCCCTGGGCAGCTCCATCCCCATCAGCCCTTACGTCACGACGATCTCGTTCACGATCTACGCGCTGTGCCGCCTGGCCGGCACCTACCGCACCCGGCGGTGGGGAGTCAGGAGGACGGCGCCGCAGCCCGCCTGACACAGCCCCTTCCCACACCGGCCCGTCCCCGCACCACCTCTTGTCACTCACGGACGAACCCCGGTCCCGCGGGACTCACCTCGCGCACACAGAAAGGTGATTGCCCCGGTCCTCTCCTCCGGCGCTGCCATATTCGGAAGCCACTTCGGAGGTGGCTGTGACGCTAGAGGCGACAACATCCTGGGCCACACGCCTGCCCGACCGCACGGTCGACCGCATCACCGTTCTGGAGAGCCGTCGGTCGCGGGCGCTGGCAGAGGGCGGGCCGAGAAGACGCGGGGAGTTCGGCGCCCGGGAACGGATCGATCTGCTGCTGGACGAGGGCTCGTTCACGGAGACCGGGATGTTCGTCCGGGCGCGGCCCACCGGCGACGGCGCCCGCCGCCCGTACGGGGACGGCGTGGTCACCGGGCACGGCCTGGTCGACGGCCGTCCCGTCTGTGTGTTCGCCCAGGATTCCACGGTCTTCGGCGGCAGCATGGGCGAGGCCTTCGGGGAGAAGACGATCGCCCTGATGGACCTGGCGATGAAGACCGGCTGTCCGGTGATCGGGCTCAACGACGGCGGCGGCGCCCGGATCCAGGAGGGGGTCGCCTCGCTCGCCCTCTACGCCGAGCTGGTGCGCCGCAACGTACAGGCGTCCGGGGTGATTCCCCAGCTCTCGGTCGTGCTCGGGCCGTGTGCCGGCGGGGCCGCGTACTCGCCGGCCATCACCGACTTCACCGTGATGGTGGACGGTGCCTCGCACATGTTCGTCACCGGGCCCGACGTCATCGAGGCGGTCACCGGGGAGCGGACCAGCGCCGAGGATCTCGGCGGGGCCCGCACCAGCAACTCCGTCAACGGCAACGCCCACTTCCTCGCCGCCGACGAGGTCGAAGCCCTCGACACCGTCCGGGACCTGCTGTCGTACCTGCCCGCCAACAACCTGGAGCGGCCCCCGCAGTACGCGCCCGCCCAGGCGCCCTCCGATGTGTGTCTCGACGAG contains these protein-coding regions:
- a CDS encoding acyl-CoA carboxylase subunit beta, which codes for MAVTLEATTSWATRLPDRTVDRITVLESRRSRALAEGGPRRRGEFGARERIDLLLDEGSFTETGMFVRARPTGDGARRPYGDGVVTGHGLVDGRPVCVFAQDSTVFGGSMGEAFGEKTIALMDLAMKTGCPVIGLNDGGGARIQEGVASLALYAELVRRNVQASGVIPQLSVVLGPCAGGAAYSPAITDFTVMVDGASHMFVTGPDVIEAVTGERTSAEDLGGARTSNSVNGNAHFLAADEVEALDTVRDLLSYLPANNLERPPQYAPAQAPSDVCLDEVVPDRLGQAYDMRDILRAVVDGGELLEVQELFAPNIICALALVEGTSVGVVANQPLRSAGVLDIDASEKAARFVRFCDAFGIPLLTFADVPGYLSGIRQEQAGIIRRGAKLLYAYAEATVPKVTVVVRKAYGGGYAVMGSKHLGADINLAWPTARIAVMGAEGAVGVLHRRELAAADDPEALRAGLIAAYESTHGTPYLAAERGYVDAVIAPRDTRDHICRALRALRGKRAPMPSRRHGNIPL